One Calliopsis andreniformis isolate RMS-2024a chromosome 9, iyCalAndr_principal, whole genome shotgun sequence genomic window carries:
- the LOC143183505 gene encoding odorant receptor 94b-like yields MRNRSVNLHLLVQTMEISLILKLIAYSGGWRPISWTSRCRRAIYNIYSVIIICTSFSFTLSQVINSLTVNNVDDFVESTYLLIASFVGCCKITNLLLYRKGIIGLLKTFTKHPCSPLNAEEMRIQMKYDKQMENNALRYLMFIEFAILVNILKAYLIDFQNNKLTYEAWIPYNYSSTIAFRLTHMYQLLSLIILSFIHVACDSLFCGLLMQMCCQFDILECRLQNGNLNKSILRKSVRHHNNIYQLATMTNDTLSITIFAQFSGGFLCLCLGLAQLLKEDNFNTTFLATMMYLSSMMLQNFLYCWHGNEVKLKSIGLARAIFQIDWTELNEGTKKLLLVVMDRTRSPIEFNSVYVITVNLDFYMIVIKSSYSAYSVLQTSQN; encoded by the exons ATGA GAAACAGAAGTGTAAATCTACATCTGTTGGTTCAAACGATGGAGATATCCTTGATTCTCAAACTTATTGCATACTCTGGAGGCTGGCGACCCATTTCATGGACTTCGCGATGCAGAAGGGCCATATACAATATTTATTCTGTAATCATTATATGTACAAGCTTCAGTTTCACGCTGTCTCAAGTTATAAATTCGCTTACCGTTAATAATGTAGATGATTTCGTCGAAAGTACTTATCTATTAATTGCATCGTTTGTTGGCTGTTGTAAAATAACAAATCTACTACTTTATCGAAAAGGAATAATAGGGCTTCTCAAGACTTTTACAAAGCACCCCTGTTCTCCATTAAACGCTGAAGAAATGCGGATTCAGATGAAATATGACAAGCAAATGGA GAACAATGCTCTTCGGTACCTGATGTTCATAGAGTTTGCAATTCTTGTGAATATTTTGAAGGCATACCTGATTGACTTTCAAAACAATAAACTAACATATGAAGCCTGGATACCGTACAATTATTCATCTACGATAGCTTTTCGACTAACGCATATGTATCAATTATTGAGTTTAATCATTCTATCTTTCATACACGTCGCTTGTGATTCTTTGTTCTGCGGATTATTGATGCAAATGTGCTGTCAGTTCGACATACTTGAGTGCCGCCTACAGAACGGAAACCTAAATAAGAGTATCTTGCGAAAATCTGTTCGTCATCACAATAACATTTACCA ATTAGCCACAATGACAAACGACACGTTAAGCATAACCATTTTTGCGCAATTTTCCGGAGGTTTCCTATGTTTATGCCTAGGCCTCGCTCAATTATTGAAAGAAGATAACTTCAATACTACGTTTTTAGCAACAATGATGTATCTGAGCTCGATGATGTTGCAAAATTTTCTTTACTGTTGGCATGGAAACGAAGTAAAACTGAAG AGTATAGGTTTAGCGAGGGCTATTTTTCAAATCGATTGGACAGAGTTAAACGAGGGCACGAAGAAACTTCTATTGGTCGTTATGGATCGTACACGATCGCCCATCGAATTTAACAGCGTGTACGTGATTACGGTGAATCTTGACTTCTACATGATTGTTA TTAAAAGTTCCTACTCGGCGTATAGCGTGCTACAAACCTCTCAAAACTAG
- the Tm2 gene encoding tropomyosin 2, whose amino-acid sequence MDAIKKKMQAMKLEKDNAMDKADACETQAKEANMRADKVNEEVSELQKKLTQVEGDLQANKQALEQANKDLEEKEKALTNAESEVAALNRKVQLLEEDLERSEERLNTATAKLAEASQAADESSRMCKVLENRAQQDEERMDQLTNQLKEARLLAEDADGKSDEVSRKLASVEDDLEVAEDRVKSGEAKIMELEEELKVVGNSLKSLEVSEEKANQRVEEFKRQLKTLTVKLKEAEARAEFAEKTVKKLQKEVDRLEDELGINKDRYKSLADEMDSTFAELAGY is encoded by the exons ATGGACGCGATCAAGAAGAAGATGCAAGCGATGAAGCTTGAAAAGGACAATGCGATGGATAAAGCCGATGCCTGCGAAACACAGGCGAAGGAGGCGAATATGCGCGCGGATAAGGTCAACGAGGAAGTTAGTGAGCTGCAGAAGAAGCTAACTCAGGTGGAGGGCGACCTCCAGGCCAACAAACAAGCCCTGGAACAAGCGAACAAGGACCTTGAAGAGAAAGAAAAGGCTCTGACTAAC GCTGAATCCGAGGTTGCCGCCTTGAACCGAAAAGTGCAATTGCTTGAAGAAGACTTGGAGCGATCCGAAGAGCGACTCAACACCGCCACTGCCAAGCTGGCTGAAGCTTCCCAGGCTGCTGATGAATCCAGCCG TATGTGCAAAGTATTAGAAAACCGTGCACAGCAGGATGAAGAGAGGATGGATCAGTTGACGAATCAGTTGAAGGAAGCGCGTCTTCTTGCAGAAGACGCCGACGGAAAATCTGATGAAGTATCGCGAAAACTGGCCTCCGTTGAAGACGATTTAGAAGTCGCTGAGGACCGAGTCAAGTCTGGCGAAGC CAAGATCATGGAGCTGGAAGAAGAACTTAAAGTCGTTGGTAACAGCTTGAAGTCTTTAGAAGTATCCGAAGAGAAA GCTAATCAAAGAGTCGAAGAATTCAAACGCCAACTCAAAACCTTGACGGTGAAGTTGAAGGAAGCCGAAGCGCGAGCTGAATTCGCTGAGAAAACAGTGAAGAAACTCCAGAAGGAGGTTGACAGGCTGGAAG ACGAATTGGGTATCAACAAGGACAGATACAAATCACTCGCTGACGAAATGGACTCTACGTTCGCCGAATTGGCAGGATACTAA
- the Ear gene encoding ENL/AF9-related superfamily elongation complex transcription factor translates to MAIRITLECGHSAMLRMRTTPQGYTHDWELFVRGVDNADIHHYVEKVVFQLHETFSKPKRVLKEPPFEIKESGYAGFEIPIHIYLKNKDEGTKKIEITYDLSLQPSGPAITNVIRHTEIINNPSDEFRRKLLKGGGVLVSSSENSGEKSESKTSAMVGKLKLSGSETKKHKAIESKTSNSFAELFGTPLKPTKVSQDTKKPTQQEKSLVPKPLVSTEKPDKVDKISKLKDSPHKDSKKEKGDEKKDKKIKDQPKDKIRSKEKSKRPSSPNNKSHSSPSNKRPPSPVSLKRPASPLPPAKRSSSPKSKEKELKKVAPEKEKEKSKEKDKSKDSSKNTTDSSKSEKKKDKKKHKEDRDKERKDKYKEGERSASKETLKLSEKKSDKSEKSEKSEKEKNQEYKTAKDGRKSPKPLKEVEKAKDEKVLKIEKSEKVEKSEKTKDGKNEKDRQKHKHKKRDKKDKRDSSKEREKKEKRERIKSSTEKQNNVPNVPVTANPLSTLLAEMPERDSSDSAPSVDDDSFSEPKLVVTVKKEVDNMTVSTPPTDMAKPLSPGISIDVKKEKVDRNKREKPKGSKGEEKEVRKRKRRSESKGDDEHVVKRERDLSRGYSTSPPLEPVSSSQSPVAVAQEVVHVTKEKEDRSGMEQSIEKNVEAETEQVAPDSTNSTLVDSDMGEPPVFSEDYVSQLKDLQQKIMTLQDNQELQRVVQVIAETGQYEITKKTFDFDLCALDRRTVQRLQQFFAS, encoded by the exons ATGGCAATTCGCATTACATTAGAATGCGGGCATTCAGCTATGTTACGTATGCGTACCACCCCCCAGGGTTATACTCATGACTGGGAATTGTTTGTACGGGGTGTTGACAATGCAGACATACATCACTATGTTGAAAAAG TTGTTTTTCAATTACACGAAACATTCTCAAAACCAAAGAGGGTACTAAAAGAACCGCCATTTGAAATAAAAGAATCTGGTTATGCTGGTTTTGAGATTCCTATTCACATTTACTTAAAAAATAAAGATGAAGGGACTAAAAAGATTGAAATAACATATGACCTTAGTTTACAACCAAGTGGTCCCGCTATTACAAATGTCATACGACATacagaaataattaataatccTTCGGATGAatttagaagaaaattattAAAGGGTGGTGGT GTTCTTGTATCCAGTTCTGAAAATTCAGGTGAAAAGAGTGAAAGTAAAACTTCAGCAATGGTAGGTAAACTAAAATTAAGTGGTAGTGAAACGAAAAAACATAAAGCAATAGAATCTAAAACTTCAAATTCTTTTGCTGAATTATTTGGAACTCCTTTGAAACCTACAAAAGTTTCTCAGGATACAAAAAAGCCTACACAGCAAGAGAAATCATTGGTGCCCAAACCATTAGTCAGTACAGAAAAACCAGATAAAGTAGACAAAATATCAAAACTTAAAGATAGTCCTCATAAAGATAGTAAAAAAGAGAAAGGAGATGAGAAAAAAGACAAAAAAATTAAAGATCAGCCTAAGGATAAAATTCGGAGTAAGGAAAAATCAAAGAGACCTTCTAGTCCAAATAATAAAAGTCATTCAAGCCCTTCTAACAAAAGGCCACCATCACCAGTATCATTGAAAAGACCTGCCAGTCCTCTTCCCCCTGCAAAGAGATCGTCTTCTCCAAAATCTAAGGAGAAAGAGTTGAAGAAAGTAGCtccagaaaaagaaaaagagaaaagtaAAGAGAAAGATAAGTCAAAGGATAGTTCTAAGAATACCACTGATTCTTCGAAGAGCGAGAAGAAAAAAGATAAGAAGAAACATAAAGAAGATAGGGATAAAGAACGAAAAGACAAATATAAAGAAGGGGAGCGGTCTGCCTCTAAAGAAACCTTGAAATTGAGTGAAAAAAAAAGTGATAAATCAGAGAAATCTGAGAAAAGTGAGAAAGAAAAGAACCAAGAATACAAGACAGCAAAAGATGGCAGGAAGTCACCTAAACCACTAAAGGAAGTTGAGAAAGCGAAGGAtgaaaaagtattaaaaatagaaaagtCGGAAAAAGTTGAGAAATCTGAAAAAACGAAAGACGGGAAGAATGAGAAGGACAGACAAAAGCACAAACACAAAAAGAGGGACAAAAAGGACAAGCGCGACAGCAGcaaagagagagaaaaaaaagaaaaacgtgAGAGAATAAAATCATCAACGGAAAAGCAAAACAATGTGCCTAACGTGCCAGTAACAGCTAACCCGCTTTCAACCTTATTGGCTGAAATGCCAGAAAGGGATAGTAGCGATTCGGCACCATCAGTTGACGACGATTCGTTCTCGGAACCAAAGCTAGTGGTTACAGTTAAGAAAGAGGTAGACAATATGACGGTATCCACACCACCTACCGATATGGCAAAACCACTTTCGCCAGGAATATCAATCGACGTGAAGAAAGAAAAGGTGGATCGGAACAAACGAGAAAAACCTAAAGGAAGCAAAGGAGAGGAAAAGGAGGTTCGAAAGAGGAAACGGAGAAGCGAAAGCAAGGGGGACGATGAGCACGTGGTTAAACGGGAGAGGGATTTATCTAGAGGTTATTCTACGTCTCCTCCATTGGAACCTGTTTCTTCTAGCCAATCGCCGGTTGCAGTAGCTCAGGAAGTGGTTCATgttacaaaagaaaaagaagatcgAAGCGGAATGGAGCAAAGTATTGAGAAAAATGTGGAGGCCGAAACAGAACAAGTGGCTCCGGATTCCACAAACAGTACCCTGGTTGATTCAGATATGGGAGAGCCGCCGGTGTTTTCAGAAGACTATGTGTCTCAATTGAAAGATTTGCAGCAAAAGATAATGACGTTACAAGATAATCAAGAGTTACAGAGAGTTGTTCAGGTAATCGCGGAGACTGGGCAATACGAAATTACGAAAAAGACGTTCGACTTTGATCTGTGCGCGTTGGATCGTAGAACGGTGCAACGTCTCCAACAGTTCTTTGCGTCGTGA
- the Blos1 gene encoding biogenesis of lysosome-related organelles complex 1 subunit 1, which yields MLSTIVKEHQSKQAARKERQEQKRKEAVQAASNLTQALVDHLNVGVAQAYLNQKKLDAEAKQLQYSATNFAKQTQSWLNLVESFSSALKEIGDAENWARSIEGDMRTIATALEYSYKATQETQGAVASAAATTAATTAATT from the exons ATGTTATCTACAATTGTGAAAGAACATCAAAGCAAGCAAGCAGCAAGGAAAGAAAGGCAAG AACAAAAGCGGAAGGAAGCTGTACAGGCTGCAAGTAATTTAACACAAGCTCTGGTTGATCATTTAAATGTAGG AGTAGCTCAAGCATATCTGAACCAGAAAAAATTGGATGCAGAAGCTAAACAGTTGCAATATAGTGCAACTAATTTTGCAAAACAAACTCAGTCGTGGTTGAATTTAGTGGAATCTTTTTCAAGTGCATTAAAAGAAATTGGAGATGCAGAAAATTGGGCACGAAGTATTGAAGGAGACATGAGAACTATTGCAACTGCCTTAGAATATTCCTACAAAG CAACACAAGAAACTCAAGGGGCTGTTGCTTCTGCTGCTGCTACTACTGCTGCTACTACTGCTGCTACTACGTAA
- the Spx gene encoding spliceosomal protein on the X yields the protein MAAGPIAERNQDATIYVGGLDDKVTESLMWELFVQSGPVVNVHMPKDRVTQMHQGYGFVEFMGEEDADYAIKIMNMIKLYGKPIRVNKASAHQKNLDVGANIFIGNLDPEVDEKLLYDTFSAFGVILQTPKIMRDPETGNSKGFAFINFASFDASDASIEAMNGQYLCNRPISVSYAFKRDAKGERHGSAAERLLAAQNPLSQADRPHQLFADAPPLAPPPIPSSSAASHQAAHHPQHHVMHHGMVVPPPPPPSTPGPPMGHPPPPPVPPPPSSGFPPASIPPPPLPPMSMATHPPLPPGMPPPLPPMPVPTSQSQQSTPRMMAPPPPHWGVSGPPQGQFPPPPPPSSAGAPPPPQFGQFQPPPPRPPPGWRHPPPPPVSQGGPPPPPPPQFRPPFPPRGPPPPPPPHDSNQY from the exons ATGGCAGCCGGTCCTATTGCAGAGAGAAACCAAG ATGCCACAATATATGTGGGAGGTTTGGATGATAAAGTTACAGAGTCCCTTATGTGGGAATTGTTTGttcagtcaggaccagtgg TAAATGTTCACATGCCTAAAGATAGGGTGACTCAAATGCACCAAGGTTATGGATTCGTTGAATTTATGGGAGAAGAAGATGCAGACTATGCTATTAAAATAATGAATATGATAAAACTATATGGAAAGCCAATAAGAGTAAACAAAGCAAGTGCTCACCAAAAGAATCTAGATGTTGGAGCTAATATCTTTATCGGAAATCTTGATCCTGAAGTAGATGAGAAATTATTGTACGATACCTTCAGTGCGTTTGGTGTAATTCTTCAAACACCAAAG ATAATGAGAGATCCAGAGACAGGAAATTCAAAGGGTTTTGCATTCATAAACTTTGCCTCTTTTGATGCATCTGATGCAAGTATTGAAGCAATGAATGGTCAATATCTATGCAATAGGCCTATCTCTGTATCTTACGCTTTCAAACGCGATGCTAAAGGAGAAAGACATGGTAGCGCAGCAGAACGTCTGCTGGCTGCACAGAACCCATTGAGCCAAGCAGATAGACCCCATCAGTTATTCGCAGATGCACCTCCATTGGCTCCACCTCCAATTCCAAGTTCAAGCGCAGCGAGTCATCAAGCCGCTCATCATCCACAACATCACGTGATGCATCACGGAATGGTTGTACCACCTCCACCACCACCATCAACTCCAGGACCTCCAATGGGTCATCCTCCACCTCCGCCAGTTCCTCCTCCACCCTCAAGCGGTTTCCCTCCAGCAAGCATTCCCCCACCACCCTTACCACCAATGTCAATGGCAACGCATCCTCCACTGCCACCTGGAATGCCACCTCCGTTACCACCGATGCCTGTTCCAACGTCTCAGTCTCAGCAGTCAACCCCCAGAATGATGGCACCTCCACCTCCCCATTGGGGTGTCAGTGGACCACCTCAAGGTCAATTCCCACCACCTCCACCGCCttcatctgctggagcaccccCACCCCCTCAATTCGGTCAATTTCAACCGCCACCACCGCGTCCCCCTCCTGGTTGGAGGCATCCTCCACCTCCTCCAGTGTCTCAAGGAGGCCCACCACCACCTCCACCACCACAATTTCGGCCACCCTTTCCACCAAGAGGTCCACCGCCCCCACCACCTCCTCATGATTCCAAtcaatattaa
- the LOC143183211 gene encoding uncharacterized protein LOC143183211: MARLYYECSAGRINSTEDAETIKPYACTSDKYCLYCCCNPQCCLLVQRRPPRHFWEAWYFWLGVALLAVFIISSVSSYVVSNCRHNIQGVPLRQSTLNNRRNDRGSRPGSNQNEISISIIPTSEIFPSHRKIFVIASQPAVNHLTPVVA; this comes from the exons ATGGCACGTCTGTATTACGAGTGTAGTGCAGGTCGAATAAACAGTACCGAAGACGCTGAAACAATAAAACCCTACGCGTGTACGTCGGACAAATATTGTTTGTATTGTTGCTGTAATCCACAGTGTTGTCTCTTGGTACAAAGACGGCCTCCACGACATTTTTGGGAAGCCTGGTATTTTTGGCTGGGCGTTGCTTTACTCGCTGTATTTATCATATCTTCG GTAAGCAGCTACGTAgtcagtaattgcagacataatATTCAAGGTGTACCGTTAAGACAGAGCACTCTTAACAACAGACGAAACGATCGCGGAAGTCGTCCGGGAAGCAATCAAAACGAGATATCTATAAGTATAATTCCCACATCGGaaatttttccgtcgcatagaaAAATCTTTGTAATCGCTTCTCAACCAGCTGTCAATCATCTCA CTCCCGTCGTTGCGTGA
- the LOC143183200 gene encoding uncharacterized protein LOC143183200 isoform X2, with the protein MPCNRLVIKKLICMHFLLLMFLSFLSTSIKSVEGRKCVCTSKACKEAGVDMCRTKFSCYTELIQTGNEEFGENTTTRGCTEGATPLLCETKSWVTRSKSTDNVDRSLAAWIRMPWPRLKCCDSHDYCNADHYVNVSTWIHDNDRSNALEPSLNHTGSFDEISAHRDIIGTVQPDLGPIAGGQESSDQLHQNRVKPLHVAALVLAIAALISVLAACYVITRVLKTNPNTNGSTE; encoded by the exons ATGCCGTGCAATCGACTAGTTATCAAGAAGCTAATTTGTATGCACTTTCTGCTGCTAATGTTTCTGAGTTTCTTGTCGACGAGCATCAAATCGGTGGAAG GAAGAAAATGTGTGTGTACCAGCAAGGCCTGCAAAGAAGCCGGCGTGGACATGTGTAGGACAAAATTCTCCTGTTACACTGAATTAATCCAGACTGGAAATGAGGAATTCGGAGAGAACACCACGACGAGAGGATGTACAGA GGGTGCCACGCCATTGTTGTGCGAGACAAAGTCCTGGGTCACGAGGTCGAAGTCGACCGACAACGTGGACCGATCGTTGGCTGCCTGGATCCGTATGCCCTGGCCCAGATTGAAATGTTGCGACAGCCACGACTACTGTAACGCGGATCACTACGTGAACGTGTCCACGTGGATCCATGATAACGACAGATCGAATGCCTTGGAACCCTCGTTAAACCATACCG GTTCCTTCGATGAAATATCGGCCCATCGGGACATAATAGGGACAGTTCAGCCCGATCTGGGGCCGATTGCCGGAGGTCAGGAATCATCGGATCAGCTTCATCAAAATCGCGTTAAACCGCTTCACGTTGCAGCTCTAGTCTTGGCGATCGCTGCTCTGATATCGGTTCTAGCAGCCTGCTATGTGATTACAAG GGTCTTGAAGACAAATCCGAACACGAATGGTAGTACAGAGTAA
- the LOC143183200 gene encoding uncharacterized protein LOC143183200 isoform X1: protein MPCNRLVIKKLICMHFLLLMFLSFLSTSIKSVEGRKCVCTSKACKEAGVDMCRTKFSCYTELIQTGNEEFGENTTTRGCTEGATPLLCETKSWVTRSKSTDNVDRSLAAWIRMPWPRLKCCDSHDYCNADHYVNVSTWIHDNDRSNALEPSLNHTGSFDEISAHRDIIGTVQPDLGPIAGGQESSDQLHQNRVKPLHVAALVLAIAALISVLAACYVITRSANFYYDIYHKIPSQRVVHIEREVPDLE from the exons ATGCCGTGCAATCGACTAGTTATCAAGAAGCTAATTTGTATGCACTTTCTGCTGCTAATGTTTCTGAGTTTCTTGTCGACGAGCATCAAATCGGTGGAAG GAAGAAAATGTGTGTGTACCAGCAAGGCCTGCAAAGAAGCCGGCGTGGACATGTGTAGGACAAAATTCTCCTGTTACACTGAATTAATCCAGACTGGAAATGAGGAATTCGGAGAGAACACCACGACGAGAGGATGTACAGA GGGTGCCACGCCATTGTTGTGCGAGACAAAGTCCTGGGTCACGAGGTCGAAGTCGACCGACAACGTGGACCGATCGTTGGCTGCCTGGATCCGTATGCCCTGGCCCAGATTGAAATGTTGCGACAGCCACGACTACTGTAACGCGGATCACTACGTGAACGTGTCCACGTGGATCCATGATAACGACAGATCGAATGCCTTGGAACCCTCGTTAAACCATACCG GTTCCTTCGATGAAATATCGGCCCATCGGGACATAATAGGGACAGTTCAGCCCGATCTGGGGCCGATTGCCGGAGGTCAGGAATCATCGGATCAGCTTCATCAAAATCGCGTTAAACCGCTTCACGTTGCAGCTCTAGTCTTGGCGATCGCTGCTCTGATATCGGTTCTAGCAGCCTGCTATGTGATTACAAGGTCTGCAAATTTTTATTATGACATCTACCATAAAATTCCCTCCCAGCGAGTCGTGCACATCGAGAGAGAGGTGCCGGATCTCGAGTAA